Proteins from one Mastacembelus armatus chromosome 16, fMasArm1.2, whole genome shotgun sequence genomic window:
- the nr4a3 gene encoding nuclear receptor subfamily 4 group A member 3 isoform X1, with protein sequence MNPEQANTVVVRVKRSDGVQALAQTAFLKVVTFVDIGSEERAQPSSEPRRSDTSSATPAVSSPLQEPCPSRSHATPQSRTPSTIQRETPSPDMPCVQAQYGPAPPGSAYSGQSFSYQGDSYSSDIMTTDYTKLDLGGGEISAAAATTSLPSFNVFVEGNYEPKSSCLYQMPTHRPTIKKEEESYPTAPPLEAMSSSTMYFKQSPPSTPTTPSMPPQPGTSFLWDEHSLAPPSHPHSLGSSLETGPLKSPRFPHFYQHSPPHSGGSVGGGYENLGGGIVRTSSSSSSSSSSVSHTHGPPLEQSMYQLHRGAGGSSFAFRSLALGPCGPLLGDSLPSPPPRGPQGEGTCAVCGDNAACQHYGVRTCEGCKGFFKRTVQKNAKYVCLASKNCPVDKRRRNRCQYCRFQKCLSVGMVKEVVRTDSLKGRRGRLPSKPKSPLQTETSPPSPPLSLLSALLRAYSHCTPRDLDYSQFSAADPPSSSSDAEHIHLFYRLLTISMETTRCWADRLPGFSELHREDQNLLIDSAFLELFVLRLAHRSMLSEDKLVFCNGLVLHRFQCLRGFGEWLDSIRDFATHLQNLNLDTSAFACLSALVLLTEQVPGLKDSKRVEELQNKVICCLRDHLGCGPSSSSSKAAPPLSRILGLRAELRSQRTQGLQRIFYLKLEDLVPPPPLIDRFLDTLPY encoded by the exons ATGAACCCTGAGCAGGCGAATACGGTGGTGGTCAGAGTCAAGAGAAGTGATGGCGTACAGGCATTGGCGCAGACTGCTTTTCTGAAAGTTGTCACTTTTGTAG ACATAGGTTCGGAAGAGCGCGCCCAGCCGAGCTCGGAGCCCCGGCGATCGGACACTTCCTCTGCGACGCCCGCCGTGTCCTCCCCGCTCCAGGAGCCCTGTCCCAGCCGCAGCCACGCCACCCCTCAATCCCGGACACCCAGCACCATTCAGCGCGAAACTCCTTCACCAG ACATGCCCTGTGTGCAGGCTCAGTACGGGCCCGCCCCTCCAGGCTCAGCCTACTCTGGCCAGTCCTTCAGTTACCAGGGCGACAGCTACAGCTCTGACATCATGACCACTGACTACACCAAGCTGGACTTGGGTGGGGGTGAGATTTCCGCTGCTGCTGCAACCACCTCCCTCCCCAGTTTCAACGTCTTTGTGGAGGGCAACTACGAGCCCAAATCCTCCTGCCTCTACCAGATGCCTACACACAGGCCCACCAtcaaaaaggaggaggagagctaCCCAACTGCTCCACCACTGGAGGCCATGTCCTCCTCCACTATGTACTTTAAACAGTCACCCCCCTCAACTCCCACTACCCCTTCCATGCCGCCCCAGCCCGGCACCTCCTTCCTGTGGGACGAGCACTCCCTGGCCCCTCCATCGCACCCCCACTCTCTTGGCTCCAGCCTGGAGACAGGACCCCTCAAGTCACCCCGCTTTCCACATTTCTATCAGCACTCGCCACCCCACAGTGGAGGCAGCGTCGGTGGCGGTTATGAGAATCTGGGAGGAGGAATAGTTcgcacctcctcctcttcctcctcctcctcatcctcagtcTCCCATACTCACGGTCCACCCCTGGAGCAGTCCATGTACCAGCTGCACCGTGGGGCTGGGGGTAGCAGCTTCGCATTCCGTTCCTTGGCTCTTGGGCCCTGTGGCCCCCTGTTAGGAGACAGCCTGCCCTCACCTCCCCCACGTGGTCCTCAAGGAGAGGGCACCTGTGCAGTGTGTGGAGACAATGCAGCCTGCCAGCACTATGGCGTACGCACTTGTGAGGGCTGCAAAGGTTTCTTCAAG cGCACCGTGCAGAAAAACGCCAAGTATGTGTGTCTTGCCAGTAAAAATTGTCCTGTGGACAAAAGGAGACGCAACCGCTGCCAGTACTGCCGCTTTCAGAAATGTCTGAGTGTTGGCATGGTAAAGGAAG TGGTGCGCACCGATAGCTTGAAGGGGCGCCGAGGCCGTCTGCCATCCAAACCAAAGAGCCCcctgcagacagaaacatctcctccttctccacccCTCAGTCTGCTTTCCGCTCTGCTCAGGGCTTATTCCCACTGCACGCCCCGTGACCTTGACTACAGCCAG TTCAGTGCTGCCgaccctccttcctcctcctcagatgCTGAGCATATCCACCTCTTCTACAGGCTGCTCACAATCTCGATGGAGACCACACGGTGCTGGGCAGACCGGCTGCCTGGCTTCTCTGAGCTTCACCGTGAAGATCAGAACCTGCTCATAGACTCTGCCTTCCTGGAGCTGTTTGTGCTGCGATTGGCTCACAg GTCGATGCTATCAGAGGATAAATTAGTGTTCTGTAACGGTTTGGTGCTGCACAGGTTCCAGTGCCTTCGTGGGTTTGGAGAGTGGCTGGACTCCATTCGGGACTTCGCCACCCACCTCCAGAACCTAAACCTGGACACTTCTGCCTTTGCCTGTCTGTCCGCCCTTGTGCTTCTcacag AGCAAGTCCCAGGACTGAAGGACTCAAAGCgggtggaggagctgcagaatAAAGTGATTTGTTGTCTCAGAGACCACCTAGGTTGTGGaccttcttcctcctcatccaaGGCTGCGCCCCCTTTGAGTCGTATTTTGGGTTTAAGGGCAGAGCTTCGTTCCCAGAGGACCCAGGGCCTTCAACGAATCTTCTACCTGAAACTGGAGGATTTGGTACCGCCCCCTCCATTGATTGACAGGTTCCTGGACACTCTGCCCTACTGA
- the nr4a3 gene encoding nuclear receptor subfamily 4 group A member 3 isoform X3, producing MPCVQAQYGPAPPGSAYSGQSFSYQGDSYSSDIMTTDYTKLDLGGGEISAAAATTSLPSFNVFVEGNYEPKSSCLYQMPTHRPTIKKEEESYPTAPPLEAMSSSTMYFKQSPPSTPTTPSMPPQPGTSFLWDEHSLAPPSHPHSLGSSLETGPLKSPRFPHFYQHSPPHSGGSVGGGYENLGGGIVRTSSSSSSSSSSVSHTHGPPLEQSMYQLHRGAGGSSFAFRSLALGPCGPLLGDSLPSPPPRGPQGEGTCAVCGDNAACQHYGVRTCEGCKGFFKRTVQKNAKYVCLASKNCPVDKRRRNRCQYCRFQKCLSVGMVKEVVRTDSLKGRRGRLPSKPKSPLQTETSPPSPPLSLLSALLRAYSHCTPRDLDYSQFSAADPPSSSSDAEHIHLFYRLLTISMETTRCWADRLPGFSELHREDQNLLIDSAFLELFVLRLAHRSMLSEDKLVFCNGLVLHRFQCLRGFGEWLDSIRDFATHLQNLNLDTSAFACLSALVLLTEQVPGLKDSKRVEELQNKVICCLRDHLGCGPSSSSSKAAPPLSRILGLRAELRSQRTQGLQRIFYLKLEDLVPPPPLIDRFLDTLPY from the exons ATGCCCTGTGTGCAGGCTCAGTACGGGCCCGCCCCTCCAGGCTCAGCCTACTCTGGCCAGTCCTTCAGTTACCAGGGCGACAGCTACAGCTCTGACATCATGACCACTGACTACACCAAGCTGGACTTGGGTGGGGGTGAGATTTCCGCTGCTGCTGCAACCACCTCCCTCCCCAGTTTCAACGTCTTTGTGGAGGGCAACTACGAGCCCAAATCCTCCTGCCTCTACCAGATGCCTACACACAGGCCCACCAtcaaaaaggaggaggagagctaCCCAACTGCTCCACCACTGGAGGCCATGTCCTCCTCCACTATGTACTTTAAACAGTCACCCCCCTCAACTCCCACTACCCCTTCCATGCCGCCCCAGCCCGGCACCTCCTTCCTGTGGGACGAGCACTCCCTGGCCCCTCCATCGCACCCCCACTCTCTTGGCTCCAGCCTGGAGACAGGACCCCTCAAGTCACCCCGCTTTCCACATTTCTATCAGCACTCGCCACCCCACAGTGGAGGCAGCGTCGGTGGCGGTTATGAGAATCTGGGAGGAGGAATAGTTcgcacctcctcctcttcctcctcctcctcatcctcagtcTCCCATACTCACGGTCCACCCCTGGAGCAGTCCATGTACCAGCTGCACCGTGGGGCTGGGGGTAGCAGCTTCGCATTCCGTTCCTTGGCTCTTGGGCCCTGTGGCCCCCTGTTAGGAGACAGCCTGCCCTCACCTCCCCCACGTGGTCCTCAAGGAGAGGGCACCTGTGCAGTGTGTGGAGACAATGCAGCCTGCCAGCACTATGGCGTACGCACTTGTGAGGGCTGCAAAGGTTTCTTCAAG cGCACCGTGCAGAAAAACGCCAAGTATGTGTGTCTTGCCAGTAAAAATTGTCCTGTGGACAAAAGGAGACGCAACCGCTGCCAGTACTGCCGCTTTCAGAAATGTCTGAGTGTTGGCATGGTAAAGGAAG TGGTGCGCACCGATAGCTTGAAGGGGCGCCGAGGCCGTCTGCCATCCAAACCAAAGAGCCCcctgcagacagaaacatctcctccttctccacccCTCAGTCTGCTTTCCGCTCTGCTCAGGGCTTATTCCCACTGCACGCCCCGTGACCTTGACTACAGCCAG TTCAGTGCTGCCgaccctccttcctcctcctcagatgCTGAGCATATCCACCTCTTCTACAGGCTGCTCACAATCTCGATGGAGACCACACGGTGCTGGGCAGACCGGCTGCCTGGCTTCTCTGAGCTTCACCGTGAAGATCAGAACCTGCTCATAGACTCTGCCTTCCTGGAGCTGTTTGTGCTGCGATTGGCTCACAg GTCGATGCTATCAGAGGATAAATTAGTGTTCTGTAACGGTTTGGTGCTGCACAGGTTCCAGTGCCTTCGTGGGTTTGGAGAGTGGCTGGACTCCATTCGGGACTTCGCCACCCACCTCCAGAACCTAAACCTGGACACTTCTGCCTTTGCCTGTCTGTCCGCCCTTGTGCTTCTcacag AGCAAGTCCCAGGACTGAAGGACTCAAAGCgggtggaggagctgcagaatAAAGTGATTTGTTGTCTCAGAGACCACCTAGGTTGTGGaccttcttcctcctcatccaaGGCTGCGCCCCCTTTGAGTCGTATTTTGGGTTTAAGGGCAGAGCTTCGTTCCCAGAGGACCCAGGGCCTTCAACGAATCTTCTACCTGAAACTGGAGGATTTGGTACCGCCCCCTCCATTGATTGACAGGTTCCTGGACACTCTGCCCTACTGA
- the nr4a3 gene encoding nuclear receptor subfamily 4 group A member 3 isoform X2 has protein sequence MNKRAQLLEQLQFVQLKCTPRDMPCVQAQYGPAPPGSAYSGQSFSYQGDSYSSDIMTTDYTKLDLGGGEISAAAATTSLPSFNVFVEGNYEPKSSCLYQMPTHRPTIKKEEESYPTAPPLEAMSSSTMYFKQSPPSTPTTPSMPPQPGTSFLWDEHSLAPPSHPHSLGSSLETGPLKSPRFPHFYQHSPPHSGGSVGGGYENLGGGIVRTSSSSSSSSSSVSHTHGPPLEQSMYQLHRGAGGSSFAFRSLALGPCGPLLGDSLPSPPPRGPQGEGTCAVCGDNAACQHYGVRTCEGCKGFFKRTVQKNAKYVCLASKNCPVDKRRRNRCQYCRFQKCLSVGMVKEVVRTDSLKGRRGRLPSKPKSPLQTETSPPSPPLSLLSALLRAYSHCTPRDLDYSQFSAADPPSSSSDAEHIHLFYRLLTISMETTRCWADRLPGFSELHREDQNLLIDSAFLELFVLRLAHRSMLSEDKLVFCNGLVLHRFQCLRGFGEWLDSIRDFATHLQNLNLDTSAFACLSALVLLTEQVPGLKDSKRVEELQNKVICCLRDHLGCGPSSSSSKAAPPLSRILGLRAELRSQRTQGLQRIFYLKLEDLVPPPPLIDRFLDTLPY, from the exons ATGAACAAGCGCGCTCAGTTATTGgaacagctgcagtttgtccagtTGAAATGCACACCTCGAG ACATGCCCTGTGTGCAGGCTCAGTACGGGCCCGCCCCTCCAGGCTCAGCCTACTCTGGCCAGTCCTTCAGTTACCAGGGCGACAGCTACAGCTCTGACATCATGACCACTGACTACACCAAGCTGGACTTGGGTGGGGGTGAGATTTCCGCTGCTGCTGCAACCACCTCCCTCCCCAGTTTCAACGTCTTTGTGGAGGGCAACTACGAGCCCAAATCCTCCTGCCTCTACCAGATGCCTACACACAGGCCCACCAtcaaaaaggaggaggagagctaCCCAACTGCTCCACCACTGGAGGCCATGTCCTCCTCCACTATGTACTTTAAACAGTCACCCCCCTCAACTCCCACTACCCCTTCCATGCCGCCCCAGCCCGGCACCTCCTTCCTGTGGGACGAGCACTCCCTGGCCCCTCCATCGCACCCCCACTCTCTTGGCTCCAGCCTGGAGACAGGACCCCTCAAGTCACCCCGCTTTCCACATTTCTATCAGCACTCGCCACCCCACAGTGGAGGCAGCGTCGGTGGCGGTTATGAGAATCTGGGAGGAGGAATAGTTcgcacctcctcctcttcctcctcctcctcatcctcagtcTCCCATACTCACGGTCCACCCCTGGAGCAGTCCATGTACCAGCTGCACCGTGGGGCTGGGGGTAGCAGCTTCGCATTCCGTTCCTTGGCTCTTGGGCCCTGTGGCCCCCTGTTAGGAGACAGCCTGCCCTCACCTCCCCCACGTGGTCCTCAAGGAGAGGGCACCTGTGCAGTGTGTGGAGACAATGCAGCCTGCCAGCACTATGGCGTACGCACTTGTGAGGGCTGCAAAGGTTTCTTCAAG cGCACCGTGCAGAAAAACGCCAAGTATGTGTGTCTTGCCAGTAAAAATTGTCCTGTGGACAAAAGGAGACGCAACCGCTGCCAGTACTGCCGCTTTCAGAAATGTCTGAGTGTTGGCATGGTAAAGGAAG TGGTGCGCACCGATAGCTTGAAGGGGCGCCGAGGCCGTCTGCCATCCAAACCAAAGAGCCCcctgcagacagaaacatctcctccttctccacccCTCAGTCTGCTTTCCGCTCTGCTCAGGGCTTATTCCCACTGCACGCCCCGTGACCTTGACTACAGCCAG TTCAGTGCTGCCgaccctccttcctcctcctcagatgCTGAGCATATCCACCTCTTCTACAGGCTGCTCACAATCTCGATGGAGACCACACGGTGCTGGGCAGACCGGCTGCCTGGCTTCTCTGAGCTTCACCGTGAAGATCAGAACCTGCTCATAGACTCTGCCTTCCTGGAGCTGTTTGTGCTGCGATTGGCTCACAg GTCGATGCTATCAGAGGATAAATTAGTGTTCTGTAACGGTTTGGTGCTGCACAGGTTCCAGTGCCTTCGTGGGTTTGGAGAGTGGCTGGACTCCATTCGGGACTTCGCCACCCACCTCCAGAACCTAAACCTGGACACTTCTGCCTTTGCCTGTCTGTCCGCCCTTGTGCTTCTcacag AGCAAGTCCCAGGACTGAAGGACTCAAAGCgggtggaggagctgcagaatAAAGTGATTTGTTGTCTCAGAGACCACCTAGGTTGTGGaccttcttcctcctcatccaaGGCTGCGCCCCCTTTGAGTCGTATTTTGGGTTTAAGGGCAGAGCTTCGTTCCCAGAGGACCCAGGGCCTTCAACGAATCTTCTACCTGAAACTGGAGGATTTGGTACCGCCCCCTCCATTGATTGACAGGTTCCTGGACACTCTGCCCTACTGA